In Pseudophryne corroboree isolate aPseCor3 chromosome 3, aPseCor3.hap2, whole genome shotgun sequence, a genomic segment contains:
- the PMEPA1 gene encoding protein TMEPAI isoform X2, whose translation MMVMVVVITCLLNHYKLSARSFIHRHSHGRRREENLSSEGSLWPSESTVSGNGVAEHIYTPRPLDRLGIPPFLQRDRFNRFQPTYPYIQHEIDLPPTISLSDGEEPPPYQGPCTLQLRDPEQQMELNRESVRAPPNRTIFDSDLIDSSVYGGPCPPSSNSGVSATSYSSNGRMEGPPPTYSEVIGHYPGSSFYQHQQQNMGTPSILESSRLNLQSNGLDSTVARSKDKDKQKRQPF comes from the exons ATGATGGTCATGGTTGTGGTAATCACGTGTCTCTTAAACCACTACAAGCTTTCTGCACGATCCTTCATTCACCGACACAGCCATGGGAGGAGGCGGGAAGAAAACCTTTCTTCG GAAGGAAGTCTATGGCCTTCAGAGAGCACAGTTTCAGGAAATGGCGTGGCAGAG CACATTTACACACCAAGACCTTTGGACAGACTAGGCATCCCGCCCTTTCTCCAACGAGATCGCTTCAACCGTTTCCAGCCCACCTATCCCTACATACAACACGAGATTGACCTGCCTCCCACCATCTCTTTATCTGATGGTGAGGAACCGCCACCCTACCAGGGACCCTGCACGTTACAGCTCCGTGACCCAGAACAACAGATGGAACTGAATCGAGAGTCTGTGCGGGCACCTCCCAACCGAACAATCTTTGACAGTGACTTAATTGATAGTTCGGTCTACGGGGGGCCCTGCCCACCAAGCAGCAACTCTGGAGTGAGCGCAACTTCCTACAGCAGCAATGGGAGGATGGAAGGCCCACCTCCAACCTATAGCGAGGTCATAGGTCATTACCCCGGATCCTCTTTTTATCAGCACCAGCAGCAGAATATGGGCACGCCCTCTATATTAGAAAGCAGCAGACTTAATTTGCAAAGCAATGGTCTTGATAGCACAGTAGCACGGAGTAAAGATAAGGACAAACAAAAAAGACAGCCATTTTAG